A section of the Euwallacea similis isolate ESF13 chromosome 9, ESF131.1, whole genome shotgun sequence genome encodes:
- the eIF3j gene encoding eukaryotic translation initiation factor 3 subunit J, with protein MTDEASWDDENFEAPVVVPQLKSNKWEGEDEDDDVKESWEDEDDENKEDEDSEKKVEVKKPKKKTLDERIAEKEAKKKEEIERRLKLDRDLTDEEKTRMQQESDLKLALETTFGDQGGEPEELGGLTLPSTKEEFNEFTNTLTKKLTPLSRHGNEYINFVEELTRNLSAVMQSSDIKKIKNNLDNLFLEKQKIEKGDKGKKSKGKGKAKLKMEGDNQLSAYVTDYSNDYGGEYDDFM; from the exons ATGATGAGAACTTCGAAGCTCCCGTGGTAGTTCCTCAACTCAAATCTAATAAATGGGAGGGAGAAGATGAGGATGATGATGTGAAG GAAAGTTGGGAAGATGAAGATGATGAGAACAAAGAGGATGAGGACTCTGAAAAAAAGGTGGAAgtgaaaaaaccgaaaaagaaAACTCTAGATGAAAGAATAGCAGAAAAAGAG gcaaaaaagaaagaggaaATAGAACGCCGCCTGAAGCTAGACCGAGATCTCACCGACGAGGAGAAAACGCGCATGCAGCAAGAATCAGACTTGAAACTTGCCCTTGAGACGACCTTTGGCGATCAGGGGGGCGAACCTGAGGAGCTAGGTGGACTCACTTTGCCCTCCACCAAGGAAGAATTCAACGAGTTCACAAACACCCTCACCAAAAAACTCACTCCTTTGTCCAGGCATGGCAACGAGTACATTAACTTTGTGGAGGAGTTAACTCGAAATTTGAGTGCAGTCA TGCAATCTTCAgacattaagaaaataaagaacaacttGGATAACTTGTTTTTGGAGAAGCAGAAGATTGAAAAGGGAGATAAGGGGAAGAAGAGCAAAGGCAAGGGGAAGGCAAAGTTGAAAATGGAAGGGGATAAt CAACTGTCAGCTTATGTCACGGATTACTCAAACGATTACGGCGGCGAATACGACGACTTTATGTAG
- the LOC136411075 gene encoding ribosomal protein S6 kinase-like 1, producing the protein MTSDSWTSWVRTFDIPDASKHKNGFTIYKVVSFLYPESCPDAVTKLIVWKRFNDFKKLHKDIKALHKKFKLGDEAPNLPKSVLFKRYDEETINQRKRGILNFLDYIGSHAELFTSSDFVKFFETSHTPAEMLTSNISSIRANLCLPSESELYNHSDLSDTDSFDSSNFEATSQALKTNLKKLNSMTSIDSQASESISIANVDNNLLLFEDSSAPEAFSEVTQYLKNASLHVHLAIDLENEKQFEEAFSAYKTAVDILINGGKDDPDYDRRQMVRYKTNKYLIRAERIYNMYLAPEVRDLHLHKGEERDKPNIIKGPLYNLYKYKVIKIISQNGMLVLHSEQQKVYYVKVIHKSVQFSNSAPLALPQNGPYMVKLISHYNTDNAIFLVLEYCSGTTLRDIINNKTSLLDNDEQLLKNIQDQSDDDSEMSFSELLNSYAANRQDGAESDDGSFEKVKLDVAGNLMDRPLEFLAAPDLLPQKTLQEGAAGPINSEVPSNIDLGEEIEVKNNISEGQIVKWASQLVVALDRLHSQGVICRNLKVGDIMIDPQDNLVLTYMTNLKEFCELYSREIDFDLAPELYGLEQVGKEADWWSFGAILYELLVGMPISKVHVNGLRSHTHLIIPKYVPIEGKSLLKQLLIYEPQERLGSRTNGVQHIKSHPFFRSINWSRVESTC; encoded by the exons ATGACCTCAGATAGTTGGACTTCCTGGGTACGCACCTTTGATATCCCCGATGCGAGTAAACACAAAAATGGCTTTACAATCTACAAAGTCGTCTCGTTT TTGTACCCTGAATCATGCCCAGATGCAGTTACAAAACTCATTGTCTGGAAGAGGTTTAATGACTTTAAAAAACTACACAAAGATATTAAAGCTTTACATAAGAAGTTTAAGCTTGGGGATGAAGCCCCTAACTTACCTAAATCAGTATTGTTCAAAAG atatgaTGAGGAGACTATTAACCAAAGGAAAAGGGGCATTTTAAACTTCCTTGATTATATAGGAAGCCATGCAGAGCTTTTTACGTCCTCAGattttgttaagttttttgaG ACCAGCCACACTCCTGCAGAAATGCTTACAAGCAACATTAGCAGCATTAGAGCCAACTTATGTTTGCCTTCAGAAAGTGAACTTTATAATCACTCAGATCTTAGCGACACTGATTCATTTGATAGCAGCAATTTTGAAGCAACATCTCAG GCATTAAagactaatttaaaaaaattaaattccatgaCCTCAATTGACTCCCAGGCTTCAGAATCTATTAGCATTGCCAATGTTGATAATAATCTATTACTCTTTGAAGACAGTAGTGCGCCTGAAGCTTTTTCAGAAGTTACAcagtatttgaaaaatgcatcTTTGCATGTTCATTTGGCCATTGATTTGGAGAATGAAAAGCAATTCGAAGAAGCATTTTCTGCTTATAAGACTGCAGtagatattttgattaatgGAGGCAAAG atGACCCTGATTATGATAGGAGGCAAATGGTGAGATACAAAACTAACAAGTATTTAATAAGAGCTGAGAGGATTTACAATATGTATTTAGCGCCTGAGGTTCGAGATTTGCACCTGCAT AAGGGAGAAGAGAGAGATAAgccaaatattattaaaggcCCGCTTTACAAtctgtataaatataaagttattaaaattatttcccaAAATGGGATGTTGGTTTTGCACTCAGAGCAACAGAAAGTTTACTATGTGAAG GTTATCCATAAATCGGTACAATTTTCCAATTCAGCTCCTCTAGCCCTTCCCCAAAATGGACCTTACATGGTCAAATTGATCAGCCACTATAACACCGATAACGCCATTTTTCTAGTATTGGAGTACTGCAG CGGCACAACGCTACGCGATATTATCAACAACAAAACATCGTTGCTTGATAATGATGAACAGTTGCTTAAAAACATACAAGACCAATCAGATGATGACTCAGAAATGAGCTTTTCTGAGCTATTAAATTCGTATGCAGCCAATAGGCAAGATGGTGCTGAAAGCGATGATGGGAGCTTTGAAAAAGTCAAGCTAGACGTCGCAGGGAATCTCATGGACCGCCCCTTGGAGTTCCTAGCAGCTCCTGACTTGCTTCCACAAAAAACGCTTCAAGAGGGCGCAGCTGGCCCTATAAATAGTGAGGTGCCCTCAAACATTGACTTAGGAGAGGAAATTGAGGTGAAAAACAACATTTCTGAAGGACAAATAGTGAAATGGGCCTCGCAGCTTGTGGTAGCGCTCGATAGGCTGCACTCTCAAGGAGTGATTTGCAG GAACTTGAAAGTCGGGGATATAATGATCGATCCACAGGACAATTTGGTGCTCACCTACATGACCAATTTAAAGGAGTTTTGCGAGCTTTATTCCAGAGAAATTGACTTTGATTTGGCCCCGGAATTATATGGCTTAGAGCAGGTGGGCAAAGAAGCTGATTGGTGGAGCTTTGGCGCCATTTTGTACGAGCTTCTCGTTGGAATG CCAATAAGTAAAGTCCATGTGAATGGCCTGCGCAGTCACACCCATTTGATCATACCAAAATATGTGCCTATAGAGGGAAAATCGTTGCTGAAGCAG CTGTTAATCTATGAACCTCAGGAGAGGTTAGGTTCAAGGACTAATGGGGTGCAGCATATTAAGTCGCATCCATTTTTCCGCAGCATTAACTGGAGCAGAGTGGAATCCACTTGTTAA
- the LOC136411078 gene encoding uncharacterized protein, with translation MEGYDSDDSIIENTPEKKSALPVFQKISSKGPRVKTEESNLLEKLIKECEYHALEYTLNETEVFEEKPKAGNVQFKFLNQALEPSLISSEPLNQVLKNFSLTTFNKEERDLNHPKNPDSSNPIYNTQKFSTLVQPIQTTNSRNCHQTHVFYTIAEVLKFNPNNFPKNSNMQIIGSLQYCPKSKRFYLELDDTDTYMIVRIRVNINNLSPKPLIDEDIIVFGTLTFEDEDPVISAMFFQSFSEDYDYVKYIRVMLQLRAMMPLENYKMVSVSTEPMMSELEDYVEFEDFLKTIISVSEDEEVLNSAISDSVLNEFLDDISFEKL, from the coding sequence ATGGAAGGATATGATTCTGATGATTCAATAATCGAGAATACTCCAGAGAAAAAATCAGCATTACCTGTATTTCAAAAGATTTCCTCTAAAGGTCCTAGAGTCAAAACAGAAGAATCAAATTTATTGGAGAAATTGATAAAAGAGTGTGAATACCACGCCTTGGAATacactttaaatgaaactgaagtttttgaagaaaaaccaAAGGCAGGAAAtgtgcaatttaaatttttaaatcaagcCCTTGAGCCTTCCTTGATTAGTAGTGAGCCACTAAATCAagtcttgaaaaatttctccttgacaacttttaataaagaagaaaGAGATTTAAACCATCCAAAAAATCCAGATAGCTCAAACCCAATTTACAACACTCAGAAATTTTCTACTTTAGTACAACCTATACAAACAACTAACTCACGAAACTGCCATCAAACCCATGTGTTCTACACCATTGCTGAAGTGCTGAAATTTAATCCCAATAATTTCCCCAAAAACTCCAATATGCAAATAATTGGGTCCTTGCAGTATTGCCCAAAATCTAAGAGATTTTACCTAGAGTTAGATGATACAGACACCTACATGATAGTTCGAATAAGAGTGAACATAAACAACCTTTCTCCTAAACCTTTAATTGATGAAGACATAATTGTTTTTGGAACTTTAACATTTGAAGATGAAGATCCTGTCATTTCTGCAATGTTTTTTCAGTCATTCAGTGAAGACTATGACTATGTGAAATATATCAGAGTGATGCTACAATTAAGGGCAATGATGCCTTTGGAGAATTACAAAATGGTTTCTGTAAGTACAGAACCAATGATGAGTGAATTGGAGGACTATGTGGAGTTTGAGGACTTTCTTAAAACCATCATTAGTGTTTCAGAAGATGAAGAGGTTTTAAATTCAGCAATTAGTGACTCAGTTTTAAATGAGTTTTTGGATGATATTTCCTTTGAGAAATTGTGA
- the LOC136410806 gene encoding focadhesin, protein MENIERKLSSRNCPLIAQIFSEIVEKAKTKETPTQEFIFLREKCLSDVNMLVNVTAQSALLDLIENKILGVDDVLADFISSISTTSNIAFLTKTIIKLLNLQLKNKLKELGIGKLYKSCELYQHPLVKILQREPQHSVQLSIYYGIVPTCLNYPKDFYQQYEPLFLYCLCSPSPKLDLGFLKQKLWFFLVTFSLEHQEDYLIRLCSWLQIQGRNVEQNAYFLNDALQTQLTFSEPLKHIDLIILLQILAIANLTLNSEDCQVATETLLLVLPKTDFCHHNMALLILSKAILVCPSTYLESLLKLCYYFANSNMCKPYSFFSLKSALLMWLASPRSLCQKALTIAQSILSLNDNVCSKHEPLARSSRFSIERFHYLFFCNPELLLTMQLGVKLENSTNPDMAEFLENLHQIPLGFLKNLFTFLCGLLLMNFIASDDKVKVLNLVLRCSQRDPELLTSTLSVVLYLLSNSDDCKLHFELLNALPKAVRLKENVPKVLATIQAISRASPALNDLSLRLLYDSWEIDNTCYAALENVFASSPLKTTVLEVSERNISKASIFKKLAQNRPELYGKDLVAHLSTILNDCTTSEGAVATSIALEGIRYLCKAEIIDIVTTWATLSPKFKDDTRGPVIISLCGLMSEISNLEYAQSYENLNNEVTGQLWNYAVFSEDETVANAAFEALSGFSLELICLHVPEVYLEQEKHSYVGENRLVAGKTWIRFLGSYKFAAVAREFLTKLVSKEINKYLKYIYQLKSRREPETYGALPSHSVVRALGEFLKTNFHKVSNWDSQPNKQLFENCLEILSLKYSKPLPPFDWCFLQELLYVPTLRDYCLDLASHQAILSGSARRLMENFIVAMTAEIQANGSLNVYRNLNSLANSIQPAILQLFLQNTLVSWSGSHAGRLETAVVCLRKVLDDKEVQDVNKNVIEAVLTELVFVSSVESQTFNLILPCLASFSINGQEKMSRFTSEIVTLEEFIKTIKIRCCLAKSATTTYPLTWLNDVFVIAFKNTFGLNQYCDFVIETLKLRLNHEDSPQWLNELFGDIQAKVADRCSLEEIGNLCDVLALAIVSFSGLIAIAPKHYNQSIKYFFPAALKSLMEEPLWSYQLTQVLEWLHHMNLSEAIPKDYRLIFGWALASLRHEGEFSKGSQWMRYLDCQIYKHNIL, encoded by the exons ATGGAGAATATTGAAAGGAAATTAAGCTCGAGAAATTGTCCCCTAATAGCCCAAATATTCTCTGAAATAGTGGAAAAAGCCAAAACCAAAGAAACCCCCACTCAGGAATTCATTTTCTTGAGAGAGAAATGCCTTTCTGATGTGAATATGTTAGTTAATGTTACTGCTCAAAGTGCCCTTTTGGACCTAATTGAGAACAAAATACTAGGAGTCGATGATGTTTTAGCTGATTTTATTAGCAGTATTTCCACTACCAG TAATATAGCATTCCTCACCAAGACAATTATAAAGCTTCTAAACCTGCAACTCAAAAACAAGCTCAAAGAATTAGGTATTGGAAAACTTTATAAATCATGTGAGCTGTACCAACATCCTCTGGTAAAAATCCTGCAGAGAGAACCTCAACATAGTGTTCAATTGAGCATTTATTATGGAATAGTCCCAACTTgtttaaa ttatcCTAAAGATTTTTACCAGCAATATGAACCACTATTTTTGTATTGCTTGTGCTCTCCAAGCCCTAAACTTGATTTAGGTTTTCTGAAGCAAAAACTATGGTTTTTTTTGGTGACTTTCAGCTTAGAACATCAAGAAGATTATCTGATTAGGTTGTGCTCTTGGCTGCAG ATCCAGGGCAGAAATGTGGAACaaaatgcttattttttaaatgatgcCCTTCAGACCCAGCTAACTTTTTCTGAGCCTTTAAAACACatagatttaataattttattgcaaatactAGCAATTGCCAATCTAACATTAAACAGTGAAGACTGCCAAGTGGCTACTGAAACTCTCTTGCTAGTGCTGCCAAAGACAGATTTTTGTCACCATAATATGGCTCTCCTAATATTATCAAAAGCAATACTTGTATGTCCTTCAACATATTTAGAAAGCTTATTGAAGTTAT GTTATTATTTTGCCAATAGTAACATGTGCAAGCCCTACAGCTTTTTCTCCCTTAAGTCAGCCCTATTAATGTGGCTCGCCAGCCCCAGATCACTTTGCCAAAAAGCTCTGACAATTGCACAGAGCATTCTCTCTCTCAACGATAATGTATGCAGCAAACACGAGCCTCTAGCTCGCTCCTCGAGATTTAGTATTGAGAGATTTCActatctttttttttgcaatcCTGAGCTACTTTTAACCATGCAGTTGGGGGTCAAACTAGAGAACTCTACAAACCCAGATATGGCCGAATTCCTTGAGAATCTCCATCAAATTCCTTTAGGGTTTTTGAAGAATCTCTTCACATTCTTGTGTGGGCTTCTATTGATGAATTTCATTGCAAGTGATGATAAAGTAAAAGTGTTGAATTTGGTCTTGAGGTGCTCTCAGAGAGATCCAGAACTATTGACGAGTACATTGAGTGTTGTGCTCTATTTGTTATCTAATAGTGATGACTGTAAGTTGCATTTTGAGCTGCTAAACGCTCTGCCAAAGGCTGTGAGGCTCAAGGAGAATGTTCCTAAAGTTTTAG ctACAATACAAGCAATCTCGCGGGCTTCTCCTGCTCTCAATGATCTATCTTTACGTCTCTTATACGATTCCTGGGAGATTGATAACACTTGCTACGCAGCTTTAGAAAATGTCTTTGCCTCTTCACCCTTAAAAACCACCGTTCTTGAAGTGTCCGAGCGCAACATTTCTAAGGCAAGtatcttcaaaaaattggCCCAAAATCG ACCTGAGCTTTACGGCAAAGACCTTGTGGCACATTTATCAACAATTCTCAATGACTGCACCACATCTGAGGGCGCAGTTGCTACTTCTATTGCCCTTGAGGGTATTAGATATTTATGTAAAGCTGAGATTATTGATATAGTGACAACATGGGCTACTCTATCTCCCAAATTTAAAGACGACACTAGGGGACCTGTTATTATAAg CTTGTGTGGTCTGATGAGCGAGATTTCCAATTTGGAATATGCACAATCATATGAGAATCTGAATAATGAGGTCACAGGGCAATTGTGGAATTATGCAGTTTTCAGTGAAGATGAGACAGTTGCAAATGCGGCGTTTGAGGCTTTGAGTGGCTTCAGTTTAGAGTTGATTTGCTTACATGTGCCTGAGGTTTATTTAGAGCAAGAGAAGCACAGTTATGTTGGCGAAAATCGCTTGGTTGCAG GGAAAACCTGGATTAGATTCTTAGGATCGTACAAATTCGCAGCTGTCGCTCgggaatttttaacaaagcTCGTATCCaaagagataaataaatacctCAAATACATTTATCAGCTGAAGTCCCGCAGAGAACCTGAAACGTATGGGGCTCTACCCTCGCACAGTGTGGTTCGAGCTTTAGGGGAGTTCTTAAAGACCAATTTCCATAAA GTGAGCAATTGGGACAGTCAACCAAACAAACAGCTATTTGAGAACTGCCTTGAAATCCTCAGCTTGAAATACTCAAAACCTTTACCGCCTTTCGACTGGTGCTTTTTGCAAGAGCTGCTTTATGTGCCCACTTTACGAGACTACTGTCTAGATCTTGCCTCTCACCAGGCAATTCTGTCGGGCTCTGCTAGAAGGCTTATGGAGAATTTTATCGTTGCAATGACTGCTGAAATTCAAGCCAACGGTTCACTTAATGtttacagaaatttaaattccttagCGAATAGCATTCAGCCGGCGATTCTGCAGCTCTTTCTGCAGAATACTCTTGTGAGTTGGTCGGGAAGTCATGCAGGACGTTTGGAGACCGCTGTAGTGTGTTTGAGAAAGGTTTTGGATGATAAAGAGGTCCAAGATGTGAATAAGAACGTGATCGAGGCGGTGCTGACTGAGTTGGTGTTTGTTAGCAGTGTGGAATCTCAG ACCTTTAATCTCATCCTCCCCTGTCTTGCTTCTTTCTCCATTAATGGACAAGAAAAAATGTCCCGTTTTACCTCTGAAATCGTCACTTTAGAGGAGTTCATTAAAACGATCAAAATCCGATGTTGCTTAGCAAAATCAGCAACGACAACTTATCCTTTAACTTGGCTAAATGATGTTTTTGTAATAGcgtttaaaaatactttcgG CTTAAATCAATACTGTGATTTTGTGATCGAAACTCTAAAACTGCGTCTTAATCACGAGGATTCTCCACAGTGGCTTAATGAACTTTTCGGCGATATTCAAGCCAAAGTTGCGGATAGATGTAGTTTAGAGGAAATAGGAAATTTATGCGACGTTTTAGCTCTGGCAATTGTCAGCTTTTCAGGCCTAATTGCGATCGCGCCAAAACATTATAATCAGAGTATAAAATACTTCTTTCCTGCAGctttaaaatctttaatggAAGAACCGCTTTGGAGTTATCAGCTAACACAG GTTTTAGAGTGGCTGCATCATATGAATCTTTCAGAGGCTATTCCCAAGGACTACAGGCTCATCTTTGGCTGGGCTTTAGCCAGCTTAAGACATGAAGGAGAATTCTCTAAGGGTTCTCAATGGATGAGATACTTGGAttgtcaaatatacaaacacaatattttatga
- the LOC136410807 gene encoding protein C1orf43 homolog → MQARAERLTKPKNMSEELNGVAVVIIIGLGVLTIILLILFAKRQIMRFTLRSRRGPHVPIGHDGPKTLKREIERRLDLIPRIVCEPKLITKTDSRYILFPGQQIPAHYYRLKAVDDVKILEAEINKQDPCLMRHPSENLRAYLLSALAAPLNGTGIRLIHQFCDHYEHARHDPSHFGDEEYQQYNRLLLKLVDAAKMLKSYNSRKSSPNRTPVRKQIGIVDKTKTAGSNYSTDEEILSVADSRPTTLSVPLSTDNETSV, encoded by the exons ATGCAAGCCCGAGCTGAAAGACTGACCAAACCCAAAAATATGTCGGAAGAACTAAATGGAGTTGCAGTGGTAATTATTATAGGATTGGGGGTTTTGACCATTATCTTGCTGATTCTCTTTGCCAAAAGGCAGATCATGAGGTTCACCTTAAGATCGAGGAGGGGTCCTCATGTCCCCATAGGCCATGATGGACCAAAG ACTTTAAAACGCGAAATTGAAAGAAGGCTTGATCTCATACCTCGAATTGTGTGTGAACCAAAACTTATTACCAAGACTGATTCTCGATATATATTGTTTCCCGGGCAGCAAATTCCTGCACATTACTACAGACTAAAGGCTGTAGATGATGTAAAAATTCTTG AAGcagaaataaacaaacaagaCCCATGTTTAATGAGACATCCCAGTGAGAATCTTAGGGCTTATTTATTGTCCGCCCTGGCCGCGCCACTTAATGGCACTGGTATACGCCTTATCCATCAATTTTGTGACCATTATGAGCATGCCAGGCATGATCCCAGTCACTTTGGTGATGAGGAATATCAGCAATACAATAGACTTTTGCTAAAGCTTGTGGATGC GGCAAAAATGCTCAAATCTTACAACAGCAGAAAGTCATCTCCTAACAGGACTCCTGTGAGGAAGCAAATTGGTATTGTTGATAAGACTAAAACTGCTGGTTCTAATTATTCAACTGATGAGGAAATTTTGAGTGTGGCTGATTCAAGGCCTACGACTCTGTCAGTACCCCTTTCAACTGATAATGAGACTTCAGTTTAA